A single window of Vigna radiata var. radiata cultivar VC1973A chromosome 4, Vradiata_ver6, whole genome shotgun sequence DNA harbors:
- the LOC106759432 gene encoding peptidyl-prolyl cis-trans isomerase FKBP62 — protein MEEDFDIPGGEEMDLGEDKVGEEREIGSNGLKKKLLKEGQGWETPEVGDEVKVHYTGTLLDGTEFDSSRGRDSPFSFTLGQGQVIKGWDEGIKTMKKGENAIFTIPPELAYGESGSPPTIPPNATLQFDVELLSWTSVKDICKDGGIFKKILTEGEKWENPKDPDEVLVKYEARLEDGKLVGKSDGVEFTVRGGHYCPALSKAVKTMKKGEKVVLTVKPQYGFGEKGKPAQGEEGAVPPNASLEITLELVSWKTVSEVTDDKKVIKKILKEGEGYERPNEGASVKVKLTGKLQDGTTFLSKGHDEEEKLFEFKTDEEQVVDGLDRAVLTMKKGEVALLTIAPEYAFGSSESQQELAVVPPNSTVFFEVELVSFEKEKESWDLNTEEKLEAASKKKEEGNVLFKAGKYARASKRYEKAVKYIEYDSSFGEEEKKLAKTLKVACNLNNAACKLKLKDYKEAEKLSTKVLDLESTNVKALYRRAQAYMQLSDLDLAELDIKKALEIDPNNRDLKLEYRTLREKVKENNRKEAKFYGNMINKLTKIGS, from the exons ATGGAAGAAGATTTCGACATTCCCGGCGGGGAGGAAATGGATCTCGGAGAAGACAAGGTCGGCGAGGAGAGGGAGATCGGCTCCAACGGCCTCAAGAAGAAGCTCCTTAAGGAAGGTCAAGGCTGGGAAACCCCCGAAGTCGGCGACGAAGTTAAAG TTCATTACACGGGGACGTTGCTCGACGGAACGGAGTTCGATTCGAGCCGCGGCAGGGACTCTCCCTTCAGCTTCACGCTCGGACAAG GGCAGGTAATTAAAGGATGGGATGAAGGTATTAAAACAATGAAGAAAGGTGAAAATGCCATTTTTACCATCCCTCCTGAGCTAGCATATGGTGAATCTGGTTCCCCTCCAACAATACCTCCTAATGCTACACTCCAATTTGATGTTGAGCTACTTTCATGGACTAGTGTAAAGGACATATGCAAGGATGGTggtatatttaaaaagatactTACTGAGGGAGAGAAATGGGAGAACCCTAAGGATCCTGATGAAGTATTGG TTAAGTATGAAGCTCGTCTGGAAGATGGAAAACTGGTAGGAAAATCTGATGGAGTGGAGTTCACAGTCAGAGGAG GTCATTATTGTCCTGCACTGTCAAAGGCTGTTAAAACCATGAAGAAGGGAGAGAAAGTGGTTTTGACAGTAAAGCCACAAT ATGGATTTGGTGAGAAGGGGAAGCCAGCACAAGGTGAAGAAGGTGCTGTTCCACCAAATGCATCATTAGAGATTACTCTTGAATTAGTTTCATGGAAAACTGTTTCTGAAGTAACTGATGACAAGAAGGTCATAAAGAAGATTCTCAAGGAAGGGGAAGGATATGAGCGTCCAAATGAGGGGGCAAGTGTGAAAG tGAAACTAACTGGTAAGCTTCAAGATGGTACTACCTTTTTGAGTAAGGGCcatgatgaagaagagaagctgTTTGAATTCAAAACAGACGAGG AACAAGTTGTTGATGGACTTGATAGAGCTGTATTGACTATGAAGAAGGGTGAGGTTGCATTGTTGACCATTGCACCTGAGTATGCCTTTGGTTCATCAGAGTCTCAGCAGGAGTTGGCAGTGGTTCCTCCTAACTCAACTGTGTTTTTTGAAGTCGAGCTAGTTTCATTTGAGAAA GAGAAAGAGTCCTGGGATCTGAATACTGAAGAGAAACTTGAAGCTGCCagtaagaagaaagaagaaggaaatgtgTTGTTTAAAGCTGGTAAATACGCAAGAGCATCCAAAAGATATGAAAAG GCTGTGAAGTACATAGAATATGATTCCTCCTTTGGTGAGGAGGAGAAAAAGCTAGCGAAGACCTTGAAGGTTGCCTGCAATCTGAACAATGCTGCCTGcaagttgaaattaaaagactaTAAAGAAGCAGAAAAATTGTCTACCAAG GTGTTAGACCTTGAGAGTACAAACGTGAAAGCCCTCTATAGAAGGGCCCAAGCATATATGCAGCTAAGTGACTTGGATTTGGCTGAACTTGACATTAAGAAAGCTCTTGAGATTGACCCTAACAACAG GGATCTCAAATTGGAGTACAGGACTCTGAGGGAAAAGGTGAAAGAGAATAATCGAAAGGAGGCAAAATTTTATGGAAATATGATCAACAAGTTGACAAAGATTGGTTCCTGA